The Cardiocondyla obscurior isolate alpha-2009 linkage group LG05, Cobs3.1, whole genome shotgun sequence genomic sequence GCGGCTATTGTTAGGTCGAGGAAGGGCCAAGTTTCTTCGGATGTTCTGCGAGAAGtacgaggacgaggacgaagACGACGGTCGAGAATCATCTCTTGCCGCGCACGACGAGAAGTGGAATGGGAGAGGAAGTAAAGAGCAACTGCACAACCTGTAATCCCTGCTTGGCGCGCCGAGTGCAGATGTCGTTGATGGCAAGCGTGTCCGTTTCCCGTGACCCGTCCCCGAACCCGCGTCAAGCGAGAGTAAAGACGCACGTCTTATTGAACTAGCGACGTTTCGTTGGGCAAAAGATATACGCGAAAATTCGAATTCGATTTTTTCTCGTCGATTTTGAGTAGCCGGCTAAGCGTATCCGTGCCCCTTCGACTCGGCGAATCGGCGAGGTGGCATCGCCTCCACTCGACCGTCCAGAGGAACGCCATTGTGAGCCATACCGACTGTACAGCACGGTGAGTGTTAACGTTCATTTTCACGTGCGTCACCGCGTACCCGGGAAATTTCGTACACGCGCCGTCGAAGCCAGGTAAGCGAGGGCGGCGGCAGTCGCGGCAAGCGACGGTAAACGCGATGCGCGCTAAAAAAAGACACGCCGCAAGCTACAAACCGGTCAGCAAAACGTATTTCAGTGAGAAGGCCCGGCTCGCGGACAACACGAGCGGGCGCCATTCTTCGCCACTCGGTCCAGTGGACGAGTCAACCCCCCCGTTCAACACCGGCAGTCTCTCGCGACCGGCTTCTACCTTCTATCCTCTTCGCGGCTTAAACCGATTGCCATCTGCGCGAACCGTCGAGCATTCTCACCGCGCTAATTCTTCCTCTGGTCGCGTAAACGAATCCGCGATCACGTTTCGCACGCGTGACCGTAAGGTTTTCTAGTTTATTCGATCGGTCACATCCTTTCGCTGACCTAACGGACACGATCAGTTTCCCGGCCGTTCCTGTGAGTGTGAACTCCTCGTGGAGACGCCTTGAAGCGTGTTGAGGCCGCGCTTTTGTTATTTTCGTCATGTTTTCTCACTCGCATTTCAGTAGATTAAGTGtccaattattatttctcatgTTACAGAACGGTGTGTTCCTGATTTGAACCGTGATAACGAGAAACTAACGCTTCAAAAATGGCAAATGAACCTGATATGCCAACCTTCAAATGCGTGCTGGTCGGCGACGGTGGTACTGGCAAAACCACCTTTGTCAAACGGCACTTGACTGGCGAATTTGAGAAGAAATACGTTGCCACTCTGGGAGTAGAGGTTCATCCACTGATCTTTCATACTAATCGCGGACCGATTCGCTTCAACGTCTGGGATACAGCTGGCCAAGAAAAATTTGGTGGTCTTCGCGATGGCTATTACATTCAAGGACAATGTGCCGTTATCATGTTTGATGTTACATCAAGAGTAACATATAAAAACGTACCTAACTGGCATAGAGATCTGGTTCGCGTCTGCGAAAATATACCAATCGTTCTATGTGGTAACAAAGTCGATATCAAGGATAGAAAAGTTAAAGCCAAGAGCATTGTATTTCATAGAAAGAAGAACCTACAGGTATTATTATCTGCTTTGTaccttttatttctttttaaatcttttattcttttttctttaaatttttagtgATAATTCAGTTCCTATATAAAATGATGTTACTATCCTTCTAATCTAAAATTGgttctattattaatattgtatgtattttacagtttatataaaatgtaaaaaatttttatgttacagtacTATGATATTAGTGCAAAAAGCAATTACAACTTTGAAAAACCTTTCTTGTGGTTGGCGCGTAAATTGATTGGAGATCCAAATTTGGAATTTGTTGCTATGCCTGCATTGTTGCCACCGGAAGTCACCATGGATCCACATTGGCAGCAACAAATCGAGAAAGATCTCAAGGAGGCTCAAGAGACAGCATTACCAGAGGACGACGAAGACCTTTAGTTTATTTAATGCTGGGCATGGCCTTTACAGAAAGTAAGGCCTATTACACGGGTGTTCCTTGGTTGTATCGCGCACTCGtacattttcataaaaattaaagattttttctttgagaaaaaaaaaaaaaaataacacgcaATATTTAGTTCGATGCTTTATGCTGAACACACAACTTCTGTGAACTTGCATATTACATGTATAGCCTTAAAGATGGGTTACTTGAATGTGTTTTAATATGGAATGCGCAATGTGTGTGATTCTGTATGCAATTTGAACATGAATGTTtagattttgtaaaattcttatGTAATGATGGTGATATATTATCACATAAATTTGTGAATTAGAAATGGAATAAAGTAATCGAGAAACTGTGGAAACAACTTATGATACGAGTTCATGGAACACAGCCCGCTGAAGTTGATACGATATAATACGAACAACTGAATGAAATTCACTGCATTTTCTGATTCGCTTGTTTGTATAaatgtgcgtgcgtgcgtgtgtatgtacatatatacataagaAATGGAATTGTGTAAGACGCGCTATATATTGAACACATTCGTGCTAACCCACTTTAAGGCTTATCAAAAGTagttttctattatttttttcgtttttttttacttggtTTTTTTCTAACACTAAacttcttaataaaatataattaaaactattaattttgaaataggTACAGTTataaacaaaacaaaattactaTCGGGTTTAAATAAAGAACTGCACTGAcgcaaaatgtaaatttttcttacaagtCGTGGTACATTTTTTATAGTGATTGATCAGTCAATCGCTGAGAAAGGAGACGCTCGGTACAAGTCACTTCAATCttgttataatttaacatGACAACATGttagtttttaattgaacttaattgtatattttagaTCGGCATgcaataatcaattaataagaAAGCATCGTGCGAGATTCatgcgaaattaatattagaagtCACTGTTTGCATACTTAAGTATGAACAGCAAAGTAAAACTGGACTGAGATATCACTAAAACATTAACTTATACCACATATACACGTTCTTAATAAAACCTGGTTAAAGAAAAACTTACTGTGTGTGAGTTAAAAAGTATGAATGTTAAAAGAGCGACCATCTTTCACGAGTAAGCGTCTCCACCACTTTCGTGGTGTAGTCTCCTAGTTTAATGGCAAGAATGTTCCGAGATTGAAGTGAAACAGATTCATAGCCTGTTGCGTCTGTCCGTTTCGACAAGGACTGTTTGCTATTTTTATAAGCAAAAGATGAATGTATGATTTGTTTAacttaaactaaaaataaacagtggttttttttctatgcAAGATAATTGTTCTGTTAGGAGTATGTGAAAATGTTAATCTTTGAAATCCTCGTTCCCATTAACTAAGAAATCCgatagaaacaaaaatacattGCATATAAGTAACACTACCGAATatctaacaaaaaaaactaaaaatgaCACTCTGCaacatgtatatttaattcttatgtAAGTACTTCTAATGTTTCATTGTTCTGCTTGAAGCAGATTGTATCAGCTGATGTAtgaactttaataaattatcaaactGTTTTTAAAGCTATAAGTAATATATGGAGATATTCAATGCTTTTATATTGATCATTACATAATCTGTTTTactaacattatttatttaaaatattacttgtatactcaccgtcaggaatggcattcatggtgctgcgacggcggctagcgtacgtgactttggcgtggtgtgcgtcgaatctcacacgaagcacgtgCGTAGAAAGGGGAACTACTACTACATCACTcgtactcggcggccgagaaaGGGAAGTCACATACGCCAGCCGTCGTCGCCGCTTCGtcgcagcaaacgccatatcAGCTTTTCATTGTACAATGAAAGACAGATTTGGTATTTGCTGCGGCAACGGCGGCTAACGTACATGACCTTAACGTGGTGTGGTTCAATCACATATGAAGCACCGCAGCACATGCGCTACCGAGGGGGGAAATAGTGGGGGGAGTGGGGACGCGTTCCCGCCCACTTCCCACAGTCCTCGACAACCGACGATCCGCGGCGGATTAGCGTACGTGTAAACACATACCACGCTAAGGTCACGTATCATAGTCGCCGTTCCCGAAGCACGTGCCATGTCTACCTTACAGTGAACAATGTACCGCAAAACGCCGAGATCGAGAAAACGCACCTCATTACTTTTCCCCCCGTCTTCTCAATCCCTTTCCTTGGCTGTTTTGAGGCGTATTCTTTCGATCCTCTCGGCGCTCCGTGGCATatgtaaatcaaatttttgtttaaaaggAATGTCGGATATTACGAGTAGACATATATTTGAaagtttcaattaaattctgaACTAacttacgttatttttattacacggCACAATCATTTTGTAACAAACGTTTTATCaaatacgttaatttttttgtgctttcttctctttttttaatatcgctttCTTGCCCTCGAGGAGTTCGTGTCGTTCATTGTCTGTAAGTAATTTCATAGTGTTGGTGATTACGCCAGTTCCTAAAGTTACTACTCCATCTCTTAACGTAAAACGTTGTCCCTTTTCCAATACCATTGGTCGTatcaatttcaatattaatctgcaataaaatataataaatacataaaggataaacataaaaaaatgaataaaattctcataaaataaatcatcTTACGTGCTGTCCTCTCCTGGCATAGCTAAGTCCTTTCCCACTATCGTACATTGTACCGCAACGTCCCACGTTCTACAGAACATTTGTAATTGTATCATGTTCGCAATTGGTTTTCTCCTACCACCTTCTTCTTTAGTCAACATATAAACTTGCGTTTCTATATGATCGTAAGCTTTCATAGAGCCAGGTTTACACATTATCATTCCTCTTCTTACATCATCTCTCTTTACACCTTTTACTAAAGCACCAAGCTGGTCGCCGGCATGGGCTTCTTCCAATATTTGATGAAACATCTCTACACCTGTGACTACactttttaaaactttattgtaACCAATAAATTCACAATCTGTTCCCTTCTTGAGTTTTCCGCGTTCTAGTCTACCAGTAACCACAGTACCTCTACCAGGAATAGAATATACGTTTTCTACAGGAAGTAAAAAGGGCTTATCCAATTCTCTTACGGGAGTtggaatatatttatctacCATCTCCAATAACTGCAAAATAGATTGTGAACCTATTTCGGGGTTTTTTCCTTCGAGTGCGCAGAGTGCACTACCTTTTGCTATTGGAATATTATCGCCATCGTAACCCATTTCAGAAAACAGCTCTCGTATTTCCATTTCCACTAATTCTACCATTTCTGAATCTGCAGCATCAAtcttaaaaacattatttaatacatttattatcttatttttagaatattctTTACTTGTACATCATTAATAAATACCTTATTAATAAACACAACAATATATTGAATACCAATCTGTTTAGCAAGGAGCAAGTGCTCTCTAGTTTGTGGCATTGTACCATCTGTGGCAGCAACAACCAGTATAGCGCCATCCATCTGAGCAGTGCCAGTgatcatatttttaatgtaatctGCATGACCTGGGCAATCTGTATGTCCATAATGACGACCTTCTGTCTGATATTCAATGTGGGTGACATTAATGGTAATACCACGAGCTTTCTCCTCAGGAGCATTATCAATTTCATTATATTCCTTGGCTTTTGCCAATTGTTTTTCAGCAAGTACTGTTTATAAAACAATGTTCCAttaattcaagaaattaatcagcttttatttacaaagtaattaataatccaGAAACAATACCTTTGGTAATAGCTGCTGTCAAAGTGGTTTTCCCGTGATCTACATGACCAATAGTTCCTATGTTACAATGTGGTTTGTCGcgattaaaaacttttttttccgcataaAATCTCTGACTGATAACCGTTGGAAGAAATAGTTGACCGTTTATTTGACAACGttgctaaaaataaagattaaaaataataaaaattaaagcacATTGTTTACGAGAAAGGTTAGCTTACACATTTCGTCAACTGGTTCGCAAAGATGATTTGCTTTAGAGTTTGTCTCAACACTGAaacaaaagaataatttatcagataaaaataaagtacttTGCTGTTGCTCGTACCTAACCctatttttacaaaacaatcgcgcttaataattaattaattgacaaagAGATTTCGGCGGTAGAATAAAGACAAAATGTTTGGCAAAAGTTAGCTTGAAAATTACGCCATTGCCTTCAACGTGGAACACGGTCTCGAGTTTAAAGTTTAAATCATACCGGGACTAAAAATTGCTCTTGTAGAAATAAACGCCATGCCTCTGCGTAGAAACTTAGTTTTCCAACGTTAAAATCCACGTAATGAATCTACGACACAACGAAATCAGtgtaaattaaagaataacgCAATCGCTCACTGAGGACTGCATGCAAATGGTAACCTAGAGTTATCTAGACTACTCCAGATTGCTCACAGCACAGTACACCACAGAAGCACTTACGTTGAACAACTACACCTTTTTAACATGGCGGCCGATGGTGCTGTCTCTATCGATGGCCCCTCTGCATTATGAACTGTTATGGCTAAAAGAATTGTAATACAGTTTCCACCTTGTTATCGAATAacaattcaattaaatacGGTGTTTAATAcgtgattaaaaattgaaaattaaaatgaaaccACCAGGTATGAGCAGGAAAATCGTGCTTTGTTATTCGATTtatgtttttctcttttattgaCGCAATCAACGATATGTTACAACAGATTACATTTTGAGGTTAACTCACGTGTGCAGGAAAAATTCAcacacaataaaataataaaaagattagatattacttaatattgtaaagagaaaaatatttttactttaaataattgttaagtCTGgagaatgtaattaaaaatcttgcattacaatatatattaaaataaattatgtatatatagtattttttaattagtatttaGTGGCTGtagtttcaattatttaacattacatTTGTGTCGTTTCTAGTGAACAAACGATATCATGAAAAGATGACaactgttaaaaaaaggaataaacaCTCTGGAAAGATGCCAAttgataaaacaatattaGCAAAGTACTCTAAGGGTCCTGGAAttgaattaaaacaaaagacaagtacaataaaaaacaaagttttgagaaaaaaattacaacagAAAGAACAAGCTATAGAAGAACAGGTGGAAGCTTCTGCTAGAGCAGAATTATTATTGACAGAAGAACATGGCTATATGGAAGCAGAGCCTGGAGAAGTCACTACTGAGTATCGACAGAAACAAATAGCAGAGAGTGTAGATATAACAAGTGCAGCCAAACgttttaaattagatttgcAATTTGGCccatattgttttaaatatactaGAAATGGTA encodes the following:
- the Ran gene encoding GTP-binding nuclear protein Ran, whose amino-acid sequence is MANEPDMPTFKCVLVGDGGTGKTTFVKRHLTGEFEKKYVATLGVEVHPLIFHTNRGPIRFNVWDTAGQEKFGGLRDGYYIQGQCAVIMFDVTSRVTYKNVPNWHRDLVRVCENIPIVLCGNKVDIKDRKVKAKSIVFHRKKNLQYYDISAKSNYNFEKPFLWLARKLIGDPNLEFVAMPALLPPEVTMDPHWQQQIEKDLKEAQETALPEDDEDL
- the LOC139102898 gene encoding elongation factor Tu, mitochondrial, coding for MAFISTRAIFSPVLRQTLKQIIFANQLTKCQRCQINGQLFLPTVISQRFYAEKKVFNRDKPHCNIGTIGHVDHGKTTLTAAITKVLAEKQLAKAKEYNEIDNAPEEKARGITINVTHIEYQTEGRHYGHTDCPGHADYIKNMITGTAQMDGAILVVAATDGTMPQTREHLLLAKQIGIQYIVVFINKIDAADSEMVELVEMEIRELFSEMGYDGDNIPIAKGSALCALEGKNPEIGSQSILQLLEMVDKYIPTPVRELDKPFLLPVENVYSIPGRGTVVTGRLERGKLKKGTDCEFIGYNKVLKSVVTGVEMFHQILEEAHAGDQLGALVKGVKRDDVRRGMIMCKPGSMKAYDHIETQVYMLTKEEGGRRKPIANMIQLQMFCRTWDVAVQCTIVGKDLAMPGEDSTLILKLIRPMVLEKGQRFTLRDGVVTLGTGVITNTMKLLTDNERHELLEGKKAILKKEKKAQKN